In the genome of Candidatus Atribacteria bacterium ADurb.Bin276, one region contains:
- the copB gene encoding Copper-exporting P-type ATPase B, producing MNHEHHHPSSIESSNNNKLSQSSPSHHTGHNQHIGHNVEMFRNKFWVCLIISIPVLLWDPMIQQWFKYQLPSFPGSNFIPAVFGTIVFIYGGWVFLQGAYQELAHKTPGMMTLISLAINVAFFYSIAVMLGLKGHTLWWELATLISIMLLGHWIEMRSISQAQGALQELAKLLPDTAILLTDDESTQEVLVEQLQEGDLILIRPGASIPADGMVQSGKSSVNEAMITGESKPVEKKQGERVLAGTVNGEGSLRVKIAGIGDKTALAGIMRLVEQAQSSRSRAQALADRAAFYLTLVAIGSGLITLIGWLLSGSTLDFAITRVVTVLVIACPHALGLAIPLVIAISTTLGAHNGLLIRDRRGLEEARNLDVVVFDKTGTLTMGEHRVIQTVTDKSIDNEEALRLAAAVERDSEHPIARALQKSAEAVGIEIPPSQNFRAIPGQGVQAQVEGREFQVGGPSLLKSEKFPIPEEFNDAAHRFGESGQAAIYLVEGEKVLAVFAIADAIRPESYEAIRNLHQLGIQSAMLTGDSEAVAETVAKELDINLVFAQVLPEDKAKKIQDLQKQGKRVAMVGDGVNDAPALATADVSIAIGAGTDVAVEAGDVVLVRSDPRDIPRIIKLSKATYQKMIQNLWWAAGYNIIALPLAAGALAWAGIILAPAVGAVLMSASTVMVSINAQLLRRVQL from the coding sequence ATTGGTCATAATGTGGAAATGTTCCGGAACAAATTTTGGGTATGTCTAATCATTTCCATACCGGTGCTTCTTTGGGATCCAATGATTCAGCAATGGTTTAAATATCAGTTACCTAGCTTCCCTGGTTCCAATTTCATCCCTGCGGTTTTTGGAACTATCGTTTTCATTTATGGTGGATGGGTTTTCCTACAGGGAGCTTATCAAGAGCTTGCCCATAAAACTCCGGGTATGATGACCCTTATCTCGCTGGCAATTAATGTCGCGTTTTTTTACAGCATAGCAGTGATGTTGGGATTGAAAGGCCATACTCTCTGGTGGGAATTGGCAACACTGATCTCAATCATGCTCCTCGGGCATTGGATTGAGATGAGGTCAATATCTCAAGCTCAGGGAGCACTCCAGGAATTAGCCAAGCTATTACCGGATACAGCAATCCTTCTCACTGATGATGAATCGACCCAAGAGGTACTAGTTGAGCAATTGCAAGAAGGAGACTTAATTTTAATCCGCCCTGGAGCGAGCATTCCCGCCGACGGAATGGTGCAAAGTGGCAAGAGTTCGGTCAACGAGGCCATGATTACCGGCGAATCGAAACCGGTCGAAAAAAAGCAAGGCGAGAGGGTCCTCGCTGGTACGGTAAACGGTGAAGGTTCTCTCCGGGTGAAGATTGCCGGAATTGGTGACAAAACAGCCCTCGCCGGAATTATGCGGCTAGTTGAACAGGCGCAATCTTCACGTTCCCGCGCTCAGGCATTAGCTGATCGAGCGGCTTTCTATCTTACCTTGGTGGCTATTGGTTCAGGTTTGATCACCTTAATCGGCTGGCTATTATCTGGATCCACTCTTGATTTCGCTATAACTCGCGTGGTAACTGTATTGGTTATTGCCTGTCCCCACGCCTTGGGATTAGCAATCCCGTTGGTTATCGCTATTTCCACAACTCTGGGAGCTCATAATGGCCTGTTGATCCGGGATCGCCGAGGATTAGAAGAAGCCAGAAATCTTGATGTTGTAGTATTCGACAAAACCGGTACTTTAACCATGGGTGAACATCGGGTAATTCAAACCGTGACCGATAAAAGTATAGACAACGAAGAAGCTCTGCGCCTAGCGGCAGCGGTCGAGAGAGATTCCGAACATCCCATAGCCAGAGCTCTTCAAAAAAGTGCCGAAGCAGTTGGAATTGAAATACCACCTTCCCAAAACTTCCGAGCCATCCCAGGACAGGGGGTACAAGCTCAAGTAGAAGGTCGTGAATTCCAGGTTGGAGGACCGTCTCTTTTAAAGAGTGAAAAATTTCCTATTCCCGAAGAATTCAATGATGCAGCTCATCGTTTCGGTGAATCTGGTCAAGCGGCAATTTACTTGGTCGAAGGTGAAAAAGTTCTTGCGGTATTTGCCATAGCCGATGCTATTCGTCCCGAATCGTACGAGGCTATTCGAAATCTACACCAATTGGGTATTCAATCAGCGATGCTGACCGGAGATTCCGAGGCGGTTGCCGAAACCGTGGCCAAGGAATTAGATATTAACTTAGTTTTTGCCCAAGTCCTCCCTGAAGACAAAGCCAAGAAAATCCAAGACTTGCAAAAACAAGGTAAACGAGTTGCCATGGTGGGAGATGGAGTAAACGATGCTCCTGCTCTGGCTACAGCTGATGTCAGTATTGCTATCGGTGCTGGAACTGACGTCGCTGTCGAAGCCGGTGATGTGGTGCTGGTCCGTTCTGATCCACGTGATATTCCCCGAATTATAAAACTTAGTAAAGCGACCTACCAGAAGATGATTCAAAATCTCTGGTGGGCAGCCGGGTATAATATTATCGCTCTCCCTCTTGCAGCAGGAGCTTTAGCCTGGGCAGGCATTATCCTGGCTCCAGCGGTTGGTGCAGTTCTTATGTCAGCGAGTACGGTCATGGTTTCTATTAACGCCCAACTTTTACGACGCGTTCAGCTTTAA